One segment of Pseudomonas asgharzadehiana DNA contains the following:
- a CDS encoding flagellar motor protein: protein MDVLSLIGITMAFVAIIGGNYLEGGHLGALANGPAALIVIGGTVGAALLQSPMSSFKRAMQIAIWIIFPPRVDLAGGIDRVVNWSLTARKEGLLGLEGVADAEPDSYARKGLQLLVDGAEPEAIRSILEVDFYTQESRDINAAKVYESMGGYAPTIGIIGAVMGLIHVMGNLADPSQLGSGIAVAFVATIYGVASANLVLLPVASKLKSIAMRQSRYREMLLEGILSIAEGENPRSIELKLQGFMD, encoded by the coding sequence ATGGATGTGTTGAGCCTGATCGGCATCACCATGGCGTTTGTCGCAATCATTGGCGGCAACTACCTCGAAGGCGGCCACCTGGGCGCCTTGGCCAACGGGCCGGCGGCGCTGATCGTGATTGGCGGCACCGTGGGCGCCGCGTTGCTGCAGTCGCCGATGAGTTCGTTCAAGCGTGCAATGCAGATCGCGATCTGGATCATTTTCCCGCCACGCGTCGACTTGGCCGGTGGCATCGACCGCGTGGTCAACTGGAGCCTCACCGCCCGCAAGGAAGGCCTGCTGGGGCTGGAAGGCGTGGCCGATGCCGAGCCCGACAGCTACGCGCGCAAAGGCTTGCAGTTGCTGGTGGACGGCGCCGAGCCGGAAGCGATCCGCAGCATCCTTGAGGTGGATTTCTACACCCAGGAAAGCCGCGACATCAACGCGGCCAAAGTCTACGAAAGCATGGGCGGTTACGCGCCGACCATCGGCATCATCGGTGCGGTGATGGGCTTGATCCATGTGATGGGCAACCTCGCCGACCCTTCGCAACTGGGCAGCGGGATTGCCGTGGCGTTCGTTGCCACCATCTACGGTGTGGCCAGCGCCAACCTGGTGTTGTTGCCGGTAGCGAGCAAGCTCAAGTCGATTGCCATGCGCCAATCCCGTTACCGCGAAATGCTGCTCGAAGGCATCCTGTCGATTGCCGAGGGCGAGAACCCGCGCTCCATCGAATTGAAGCTCCAGGGCTTCATGGACTGA
- a CDS encoding protein-glutamate methylesterase/protein-glutamine glutaminase has translation MAVKVLVVDDSGFFRRRVSEILSADPSIQVVGTATNGKEAIDQAIALKPDVITMDYEMPMMDGITAVRHIMQRCPTPVLMFSSLTHEGARVTLDALDAGAVDFLPKNFEDISRNPEKVKQMLCEKVHSISRSNRRSLFSAPTPTPTPAPAAVAPPAASSRASFGRPAPAPLARPAPPPVRTSAPATATAHSPAPKRKAYKLVAIGTSTGGPVALQRVLTQLPANFPAPIVLIQHMPAAFTKAFAERLDKLCRISVKEAEDGDILRPGLALLAPGGKQMMVDGRGAIKILPGDERLNYKPCVDITFGSAAKSYGDKVLAVVLTGMGADGREGARLLKQGGSAIWAQDEASCVIYGMPMAIVKADLADAVYSLDDIGKHLVEACL, from the coding sequence ATGGCAGTCAAGGTCCTGGTGGTGGACGATTCGGGTTTCTTCCGCCGCCGCGTCTCGGAAATTCTTTCCGCCGATCCAAGCATCCAGGTGGTCGGCACGGCCACCAACGGCAAAGAGGCGATTGATCAAGCCATTGCGCTGAAGCCGGACGTGATCACCATGGACTACGAGATGCCGATGATGGATGGCATCACGGCAGTCCGGCACATCATGCAACGCTGCCCCACCCCGGTATTGATGTTCTCCTCGCTGACCCATGAAGGCGCCCGAGTGACCCTCGATGCGCTGGATGCCGGTGCGGTGGACTTTTTGCCGAAGAATTTCGAAGACATCTCGCGCAACCCCGAGAAGGTCAAGCAGATGCTGTGCGAGAAAGTCCACAGCATCTCGCGCAGTAACCGCCGCAGCCTGTTCAGCGCGCCGACACCGACACCGACGCCTGCCCCGGCAGCGGTGGCTCCGCCGGCTGCCTCCAGCCGTGCCTCGTTCGGTCGCCCGGCGCCGGCGCCGCTTGCACGGCCTGCACCGCCACCGGTACGCACGTCGGCCCCGGCCACTGCAACGGCGCATTCGCCGGCACCCAAGCGCAAAGCCTACAAGCTGGTCGCCATCGGCACCTCCACGGGTGGCCCGGTCGCCTTGCAGCGCGTGTTGACCCAGTTGCCGGCCAACTTTCCGGCGCCGATCGTGTTGATCCAGCACATGCCCGCCGCGTTCACCAAAGCCTTTGCCGAACGCCTGGACAAGCTGTGCCGCATCAGTGTCAAGGAAGCCGAGGATGGCGACATTCTGCGCCCTGGCCTGGCGCTGCTGGCCCCCGGCGGCAAGCAGATGATGGTCGACGGCCGTGGCGCGATCAAAATCCTGCCGGGCGATGAGCGCCTCAACTACAAGCCGTGCGTGGACATCACCTTCGGTTCGGCGGCCAAGTCCTACGGTGACAAAGTTCTGGCGGTGGTGCTCACCGGCATGGGCGCCGACGGCCGTGAAGGCGCGCGCCTGCTCAAGCAGGGCGGCAGTGCGATCTGGGCCCAGGACGAAGCCAGCTGTGTGATCTATGGCATGCCCATGGCCATCGTCAAGGCGGACCTGGCCGACGCCGTGTACAGCCTGGACGACATCGGCAAGCATTTGGTGGAGGCCTGCCTCTAA
- a CDS encoding chemotaxis protein CheA has translation MSFGADEEILQDFLVEAGEILEQLSEQLVELESRPDDANLLNAIFRGFHTVKGGAGFLQLHELVECCHIAENVFDILRKGERHVDSELMDVILEALDAVNGMFSQVRERAPITAATPELLAALARYAEPADTCAPVVEAAPEPVAEPEADVTDTEFEQLLNSLSAVKAEAEAPAAEAPAAAPTSEDITDAEFESLLDQLHGKGQFAADAVAPAAAAPAPAAAGGPVSTDITDDEFEALLDQLHGKGTFAADALPAVAATAAAPAAPAQPAADGLITDNEFEALLDDLHGKGKFSEVAPAAATAAPVAAKAAAPAKAAAPAAPAAKPAPAPAAAPAAAPARAAAAAPPADKPASEAETTVRVDTARLDDIMNMVGELVLVRNRLVRLGLSSGDEAMQKAVSNLDVVTADLQTAVMKTRMQPIKKVFGRFPRLVRDLARQLKKEINLELVGEETDLDKNLVEALADPLVHLVRNAVDHGVETPEEREASGKSRGGKVILAAEQEGDHILLSITDDGKGMDPTILRNIAVKRGVMDKDAADRLTDTECYNLIFAPGFSTKTEISDVSGRGVGMDVVKTKISQLNGSINIYSTKGQGSKIVIKVPLTLAIMPTLMVMLGNQAFAFPLVNVNEIFHLDLSRTNVVDGQEVVIVRDKALPLFYLKRWLVASAAHEEQHEGHVVILSVGTQRIGFVVDQLVGQEEVVIKPLGKMLQGTPGMSGATITGDGRIALILDVPSMLKRYAARRI, from the coding sequence ATGAGCTTCGGCGCCGATGAAGAGATCCTTCAGGATTTCCTTGTAGAGGCCGGCGAAATTTTAGAGCAACTGTCCGAGCAACTGGTCGAGCTGGAAAGCCGCCCGGATGATGCGAACCTGCTCAATGCAATTTTTCGCGGTTTTCACACTGTAAAAGGGGGCGCCGGCTTCCTCCAGCTCCATGAGCTGGTGGAGTGCTGCCACATCGCCGAGAACGTGTTCGACATCCTGCGCAAGGGTGAGCGTCACGTTGATTCGGAGTTGATGGACGTGATTCTCGAAGCACTGGATGCGGTCAACGGCATGTTCAGCCAAGTGCGTGAACGTGCCCCGATCACGGCGGCCACGCCGGAACTGTTGGCGGCCCTGGCGCGCTATGCAGAGCCTGCGGACACTTGCGCGCCGGTGGTTGAAGCGGCGCCGGAGCCTGTGGCGGAGCCTGAAGCGGATGTCACGGACACTGAGTTCGAACAACTGCTCAACTCCCTCAGTGCCGTCAAGGCCGAAGCCGAAGCCCCGGCCGCCGAAGCACCGGCAGCGGCGCCGACCAGCGAAGACATTACCGACGCAGAATTCGAATCGCTGCTCGACCAGTTGCATGGCAAAGGCCAGTTCGCCGCTGATGCGGTGGCGCCTGCCGCTGCCGCTCCTGCACCTGCCGCAGCGGGCGGGCCGGTCAGCACCGACATCACCGACGACGAATTCGAAGCGTTGCTCGACCAACTGCACGGCAAAGGCACCTTTGCGGCCGACGCCTTGCCGGCAGTCGCCGCCACCGCCGCTGCGCCTGCCGCCCCTGCGCAGCCTGCCGCTGATGGCCTGATCACGGATAACGAATTCGAAGCCCTGCTTGACGATTTGCACGGCAAGGGCAAGTTCAGCGAGGTTGCACCTGCCGCCGCTACGGCAGCACCGGTTGCCGCCAAAGCGGCTGCACCCGCCAAAGCTGCCGCTCCAGCCGCTCCAGCCGCCAAACCGGCACCTGCCCCAGCGGCGGCGCCGGCTGCGGCCCCAGCGCGTGCCGCCGCCGCGGCGCCGCCTGCGGACAAACCCGCCAGTGAAGCCGAAACCACCGTGCGCGTGGACACCGCGCGGCTGGACGACATCATGAACATGGTCGGCGAGCTGGTGCTGGTACGTAACCGCCTGGTGCGCCTGGGCCTGAGCAGTGGCGATGAAGCCATGCAAAAGGCCGTGTCGAACCTCGACGTGGTGACCGCCGACCTGCAAACCGCCGTGATGAAAACGCGGATGCAGCCGATCAAGAAAGTCTTCGGCCGCTTCCCGCGCCTGGTGCGTGACTTGGCGCGCCAACTGAAGAAAGAGATCAACCTGGAACTGGTGGGTGAAGAAACCGACCTCGACAAAAACCTTGTCGAGGCCCTGGCCGACCCGCTGGTTCACTTGGTGCGCAACGCGGTCGACCACGGCGTCGAAACCCCGGAAGAACGCGAAGCCTCGGGCAAGTCTCGTGGCGGCAAAGTCATCCTGGCGGCGGAGCAGGAAGGCGACCACATCCTGCTGTCGATCACCGATGACGGCAAGGGCATGGACCCGACCATCCTGCGCAATATCGCGGTCAAGCGTGGCGTGATGGACAAGGACGCCGCCGACCGCCTGACCGACACCGAGTGCTACAACCTTATCTTCGCCCCTGGCTTCTCGACCAAGACCGAGATTTCCGATGTGTCGGGCCGTGGCGTCGGCATGGACGTGGTGAAGACCAAGATCAGCCAGCTCAATGGCTCGATCAATATCTACTCGACCAAGGGCCAGGGCTCGAAGATCGTGATCAAGGTGCCGTTGACCCTGGCGATCATGCCGACCCTGATGGTGATGCTGGGCAACCAGGCGTTCGCCTTCCCGCTGGTCAACGTCAACGAGATCTTCCACCTCGACCTGTCGCGCACCAACGTGGTGGACGGCCAGGAAGTGGTGATCGTGCGCGACAAGGCGCTGCCCCTGTTCTACCTCAAGCGCTGGCTGGTTGCATCGGCCGCCCATGAAGAGCAGCACGAAGGTCATGTGGTGATTCTCTCCGTGGGTACCCAGCGTATCGGCTTTGTCGTCGATCAACTGGTGGGCCAGGAAGAAGTGGTCATCAAGCCTTTGGGCAAAATGCTGCAGGGAACCCCGGGCATGTCGGGTGCGACCATCACCGGTGACGGTCGGATCGCGCTGATTCTCGATGTTCCGAGCATGCTCAAGCGTTACGCCGCTCGGCGTATTTGA
- a CDS encoding protein phosphatase CheZ: MEHNETSQGDFESTLKKHAHQLVDSLEKGQFGDAVQLIHELNQTRDRGLYQEVGKLTRELHSAIVNFQIDPHMPQAEEISQITDATERLSYVVRLTEAAANRTMDLVENATPLVNGMATEAQALSADWGRFMRREVGAEEFRELARRVEGFLSRSEQENRTVSSNLNDILLAQDYQDLTGQVIKRVTQLVTEVESNLLKLVLMAGQVDRFAGIEHDREAILSEKDPQKHLAKGEGPQIHADKREDVVSGQDDVDDLLSSLGF; this comes from the coding sequence ATGGAGCATAACGAAACGTCACAGGGAGACTTTGAGTCGACCCTGAAAAAACATGCTCACCAGTTGGTCGACAGCCTTGAAAAAGGCCAGTTCGGCGACGCGGTGCAGTTGATCCATGAGCTCAACCAGACCCGTGACCGCGGCCTGTATCAGGAAGTGGGCAAGCTCACACGCGAGCTGCACAGTGCGATTGTCAATTTCCAGATTGACCCGCACATGCCCCAGGCCGAAGAAATCTCACAGATCACCGATGCCACCGAACGCCTGTCCTATGTGGTCAGGCTGACTGAGGCGGCGGCCAACCGCACCATGGACCTGGTGGAGAACGCCACGCCCCTGGTCAACGGCATGGCCACTGAAGCCCAGGCCCTGAGCGCCGATTGGGGCCGCTTCATGCGCCGGGAAGTCGGGGCTGAGGAGTTTCGTGAGCTGGCACGTCGGGTTGAAGGCTTCTTGTCGCGCAGCGAGCAGGAAAACCGCACGGTTTCCAGCAACCTCAACGATATTTTGCTGGCCCAGGATTACCAGGACCTCACCGGTCAGGTGATCAAGCGTGTGACCCAGTTGGTCACCGAAGTGGAAAGCAACTTGCTCAAATTGGTGCTTATGGCAGGCCAGGTTGACCGTTTTGCCGGCATTGAACATGACCGCGAAGCGATCCTCTCGGAAAAAGATCCACAAAAACATCTCGCCAAGGGTGAAGGTCCGCAGATTCATGCCGATAAACGTGAAGACGTTGTGTCAGGTCAGGATGACGTAGATGACCTGTTATCCAGTTTAGGCTTCTAA
- a CDS encoding chemotaxis response regulator CheY has product MKILIVDDFSTMRRIIKNLLRDLGFTNTVEADDGLTAIPILNSGSIDFLVTDWNMPGMTGIDLLRHVRADEKLRSLPVLMVTAEAKREQIIEAAQAGVNGYVVKPFTALALKEKIEKIFERIHG; this is encoded by the coding sequence ATGAAAATCCTCATCGTTGATGACTTCTCAACGATGCGGCGGATCATAAAAAACCTGTTGCGTGACCTTGGGTTCACAAACACGGTCGAGGCGGATGATGGCCTTACGGCGATTCCGATCCTCAACAGCGGGAGCATCGACTTTCTGGTAACCGACTGGAACATGCCGGGCATGACCGGTATCGACTTGCTGCGTCATGTGCGGGCCGACGAAAAGCTGCGCAGCCTTCCCGTGCTGATGGTCACCGCCGAAGCCAAGCGTGAGCAGATCATCGAAGCTGCCCAGGCGGGTGTTAACGGTTACGTGGTCAAGCCATTCACTGCACTGGCCTTGAAAGAGAAGATCGAAAAAATCTTCGAACGCATCCACGGCTGA
- the fliA gene encoding RNA polymerase sigma factor FliA, protein MTANGYNAYKKSARDSQGELIERYAPLVKRIAYHLLARLPASVQVEDLIQAGMIGLLEVSTKYDATKGASFETYAGIRIRGAMLDEVRKGDWAPRSVHRNTRMVSDAIRAIEAKTGRDAKDHEVAAELQLSLDDYYGILNDTLGSRLFSFDDLLQDGEHEGLHEDGASTHMEPARDLEDERFQGALADAIANLPERERLVLALYYDEELNLKEIGEVLGVSESRVSQLHSQCAARLRGRLGEWRAR, encoded by the coding sequence ATGACAGCGAACGGCTATAACGCCTACAAGAAGTCCGCCCGTGACAGTCAGGGCGAGTTGATCGAGCGTTATGCGCCGCTGGTCAAGCGCATCGCCTATCACCTGCTGGCACGCCTGCCCGCCAGCGTCCAGGTAGAAGACCTGATCCAGGCCGGCATGATTGGCCTGCTCGAAGTGTCAACCAAATACGATGCCACCAAAGGCGCGAGTTTCGAGACGTATGCGGGTATCCGTATCCGGGGCGCCATGCTCGATGAAGTGCGCAAGGGTGATTGGGCGCCTCGTTCGGTACACCGCAATACGCGCATGGTCAGTGACGCAATTCGCGCAATTGAAGCAAAAACCGGTCGCGACGCTAAAGATCACGAAGTTGCGGCCGAACTCCAATTGAGTCTCGACGATTATTACGGGATTTTGAACGACACCTTGGGCAGCCGCCTGTTCAGTTTCGACGACCTGTTGCAGGACGGTGAACACGAAGGGCTGCACGAGGACGGCGCGAGTACTCATATGGAGCCGGCGCGAGACCTGGAAGATGAACGCTTTCAGGGTGCGTTGGCGGACGCGATTGCCAATTTGCCTGAGCGTGAGCGACTGGTATTGGCGCTGTACTACGACGAAGAGCTGAACCTCAAGGAAATCGGTGAGGTCCTGGGGGTCAGCGAATCGCGAGTCAGCCAGTTACACAGCCAGTGCGCCGCTCGCTTGCGGGGGCGTTTGGGAGAGTGGCGAGCGCGCTGA
- the fleN gene encoding flagellar synthesis regulator FleN — protein MGSMHPVQVIAVTGGKGGVGKTNVSVNLSLALAELGRRVMLLDADLGLANVDVLLGLTPKHTLADVIEGRCELRDVLLQGPGGIRIVPAASGTQSMVHLSPAQHAGLIQAFSDIGDNLDVLVIDTAAGIGESVVSFVRAAQEVLLVVCDEPTSITDAYALIKLLNRDYGMNRFRVLANMAQSPQEGRNLFAKLTKVTDRFLDVALQYVGAVPYDECVRKAVQKQRAVYEAFPRSKCALAFKAIAQKVDTWPLPANPRGHLEFFVERLVHQTSAGPVL, from the coding sequence ATGGGCAGCATGCATCCCGTACAGGTGATCGCGGTGACCGGCGGCAAAGGTGGCGTCGGAAAAACTAACGTGTCAGTGAATTTGTCCCTGGCCCTGGCAGAACTTGGCCGTCGCGTCATGCTGCTGGATGCTGACCTGGGACTGGCGAACGTCGACGTTCTGCTGGGGTTGACGCCCAAACACACGCTTGCCGATGTGATCGAGGGGCGCTGTGAGCTGCGCGATGTGCTGCTTCAAGGCCCTGGCGGGATCCGCATCGTGCCGGCCGCCTCCGGCACCCAGAGCATGGTGCACCTGAGCCCGGCGCAGCATGCCGGCCTTATCCAGGCATTCAGCGATATCGGCGACAACCTCGACGTGCTGGTGATCGACACCGCCGCCGGGATCGGCGAATCCGTGGTCAGCTTCGTGCGCGCGGCGCAGGAAGTGTTGCTGGTGGTCTGCGATGAACCCACCTCGATCACCGACGCCTACGCCCTGATCAAATTACTTAACCGTGACTACGGCATGAACCGCTTCCGCGTACTGGCCAACATGGCCCAGAGCCCGCAGGAAGGGCGCAACCTGTTCGCCAAGTTGACCAAGGTCACGGATCGCTTCCTCGATGTCGCCTTACAATACGTCGGTGCAGTTCCCTACGACGAGTGTGTGCGCAAGGCTGTGCAAAAGCAGCGTGCGGTCTACGAAGCGTTCCCTCGTTCCAAATGCGCATTGGCGTTCAAGGCTATTGCCCAAAAGGTCGATACTTGGCCGTTGCCCGCCAACCCACGGGGGCATCTGGAGTTTTTCGTCGAGCGATTGGTACATCAGACGAGCGCAGGACCCGTGCTATGA
- the flhF gene encoding flagellar biosynthesis protein FlhF, whose amino-acid sequence MQVKRFFAADMRQAMKLVRDELGADAAIIGNRRIAGGVELTAALDYTPQALAPRVPNMELEDELRKTASRIVSAQAELSMRGDSDATTNRQLFAGLPLTAAEPLVEPTFIEPPRPAAPAPAAAVDQRAFDSMRFELNGLRELLEVQLGSLAWTQLQGSKPQQANLWRRLQRIGLSGPLSRDLLALTHEIEEPRQAWRMLLAHLARMITTPQIEPLEEGGVIAMVGPAGMGKTTTLAKLAARYVLKYGAQNIALVSMDSYRIGAQEQLKTLGRILNVPVTHVDPGQSLANALDPLLRKRVVLIDTAGLQASDPALRMQLESLAGRGIKSKNYLVLATTSQKQVLTAAYHSYKRCGLAGCILTKLDETASLGEVLSLAISHELPVAYLTDGPRIPDDLHLPRRHQLVSRAVSVQMQDEPSEEAMADMFADLYHNPAKRVG is encoded by the coding sequence ATGCAAGTGAAGCGTTTTTTCGCCGCCGATATGCGTCAGGCCATGAAACTGGTCCGTGATGAGCTGGGCGCCGACGCCGCGATTATCGGTAACCGTCGTATTGCCGGCGGTGTCGAGCTGACGGCTGCCCTGGATTACACCCCCCAGGCCCTGGCGCCGCGCGTGCCGAACATGGAGCTTGAAGACGAGCTGCGCAAGACTGCCTCGCGCATCGTCTCGGCCCAGGCCGAACTGAGCATGCGCGGCGACAGCGATGCCACCACCAATCGCCAGTTGTTCGCCGGCCTGCCGCTGACGGCTGCCGAGCCGTTGGTCGAGCCCACTTTCATCGAACCGCCGCGTCCTGCCGCGCCCGCCCCGGCCGCCGCAGTCGACCAGCGCGCGTTCGACTCGATGCGCTTTGAACTCAATGGCCTGCGCGAGTTGCTCGAAGTGCAGCTCGGCTCGCTGGCCTGGACCCAACTGCAAGGCAGCAAACCGCAACAGGCCAACTTGTGGCGTCGCCTGCAACGCATCGGCCTGTCCGGCCCGTTGTCCCGCGACCTGTTGGCGCTGACCCACGAAATCGAAGAGCCTCGCCAGGCCTGGCGCATGTTGCTGGCCCACTTGGCGCGGATGATCACCACGCCACAGATCGAACCCTTGGAAGAGGGCGGAGTGATCGCCATGGTCGGCCCGGCCGGCATGGGCAAGACCACCACGCTGGCCAAGCTTGCCGCCCGTTATGTGCTTAAGTACGGCGCCCAGAATATCGCGCTGGTGAGCATGGACAGCTACCGTATCGGCGCCCAGGAACAGCTCAAGACCCTGGGCCGCATCCTCAATGTGCCGGTTACCCATGTCGACCCCGGTCAATCCCTGGCCAATGCCCTCGACCCGCTGCTGCGCAAGCGCGTGGTGCTGATCGACACCGCCGGCCTGCAAGCCAGCGACCCGGCGTTGCGTATGCAGCTCGAAAGCCTGGCCGGGCGTGGCATCAAGTCAAAAAATTACCTGGTGCTTGCAACCACCAGCCAGAAACAGGTTCTTACCGCTGCGTATCACAGCTACAAACGCTGCGGGCTGGCCGGTTGCATCCTGACTAAACTGGATGAAACCGCCAGCCTGGGTGAAGTGCTGAGCCTGGCTATCAGCCACGAACTGCCGGTGGCTTACCTGACCGATGGGCCGCGGATCCCGGATGATCTGCATCTGCCGCGCCGTCATCAGTTGGTCAGCCGCGCCGTCAGCGTACAAATGCAAGACGAGCCTAGCGAGGAAGCGATGGCCGACATGTTCGCCGATCTCTATCACAACCCGGCAAAACGGGTCGGTTGA
- the flhA gene encoding flagellar biosynthesis protein FlhA gives MLGTARTTLTDLSRGNLGVPLLLLVMLAMMMLPMPPFLLDVFFTFNIALSVVVLLVCVYALRPLDFAVFPTILLVATLLRLALNVASTRVVMLHGQDGHAAAGKVIQAFGEVVIGGNYVVGIVVFAILMIINFVVVTKGAGRISEVSARFTLDAMPGKQMAIDADLNAGLIDQNQAKSRRLEVAQEAEFYGSMDGASKFVRGDAIAGLLILFINLIGGIAVGIFQHGMTFGDAGKVYALLTIGDGLVAQLPSLLLSTAAAIMVTRASGSEDMGKQISRQMFASPKALAVAAGIMAIMGIVPGMPHVSFLSMAALAGGGAYLFWKKQNAVKVQALQEVARQQELLPSPARAQETKELGWDDVTPIDMIGLEVGYRLIPLVDRNQGGQLLARIKGVRKKLSQDLGFLMPTVHIRDNLDLAPSAYRLTLMGVILAEAEIYPDRELAINPGQVFGSLNGITAKDPAFGLEAVWIEISQRSQAQSLGYTVVDASTVVATHLNQILYKHSHELIGHEEVQQLMGLLGKASPKLAEELVPGVLSLSQLLKVLQALLAEQVPVRDIRSIAEAIANNAAKSQDTAALVAAVRVGLSRAIVQSIVGLDSELPVITLEPRLEQILLNSIQKAGQGQEEGVLLEPSMAEKLQRSLIDAAQRQEMQGQPVILLVAGPVRAMLSRFGRLAVPNLHVLAYQEIPDNKQVTIVATVGPNG, from the coding sequence ATGCTCGGCACGGCCCGTACGACCCTGACTGACCTCTCGCGGGGCAATCTGGGTGTGCCGTTGTTGTTGCTGGTGATGCTGGCAATGATGATGTTGCCGATGCCGCCGTTCCTGCTCGACGTGTTCTTCACTTTCAACATCGCCCTGTCGGTGGTGGTGCTGCTGGTGTGCGTGTATGCCCTGCGGCCCCTGGATTTTGCGGTGTTCCCGACGATTTTGCTGGTGGCGACCCTGCTGCGCCTGGCGTTGAACGTGGCCTCTACCCGCGTGGTGATGCTTCATGGCCAGGACGGCCACGCCGCGGCCGGTAAGGTGATCCAGGCCTTCGGTGAAGTGGTGATCGGTGGTAACTACGTGGTCGGTATCGTGGTGTTCGCGATCCTGATGATCATCAACTTCGTGGTGGTGACCAAAGGCGCCGGACGGATTTCCGAGGTGAGCGCGCGGTTTACCCTCGACGCCATGCCCGGCAAGCAGATGGCCATCGACGCCGACCTCAACGCCGGCCTGATCGACCAGAACCAGGCCAAATCGCGCCGCCTGGAAGTGGCCCAGGAAGCCGAGTTCTACGGCTCCATGGACGGCGCCAGCAAATTCGTGCGCGGTGACGCCATCGCCGGCCTGCTGATTCTGTTCATCAACCTGATCGGCGGCATTGCCGTGGGTATCTTCCAGCACGGTATGACCTTCGGCGACGCGGGCAAGGTCTACGCCTTGCTGACCATCGGTGACGGTTTAGTGGCGCAATTGCCATCACTGTTGTTATCAACAGCCGCTGCAATCATGGTGACCCGTGCGTCGGGCTCCGAAGACATGGGCAAGCAGATCAGCCGGCAGATGTTCGCCTCGCCCAAGGCCCTGGCCGTGGCGGCGGGCATTATGGCGATCATGGGTATCGTGCCGGGCATGCCTCATGTGTCGTTCCTGAGCATGGCCGCATTGGCCGGCGGCGGTGCCTACCTGTTTTGGAAAAAGCAAAACGCAGTCAAAGTGCAGGCGCTGCAGGAGGTCGCGCGCCAGCAGGAGCTGCTGCCATCCCCGGCCCGTGCCCAGGAAACCAAGGAGTTGGGCTGGGACGACGTGACGCCCATCGACATGATCGGCCTGGAAGTCGGCTACCGCCTGATTCCGCTGGTGGACCGCAACCAGGGCGGCCAATTGCTCGCGCGGATCAAGGGGGTGCGCAAGAAGTTGTCCCAGGACCTGGGCTTTTTGATGCCCACCGTGCACATCCGCGACAACCTCGACCTGGCGCCCAGTGCCTACCGCCTGACGCTGATGGGGGTGATCCTGGCCGAAGCCGAGATTTACCCGGACCGCGAGCTGGCGATCAACCCCGGCCAGGTGTTCGGCAGCCTCAACGGCATTACCGCCAAAGATCCGGCTTTTGGCCTGGAGGCGGTATGGATCGAAATCAGCCAGCGCAGCCAGGCGCAGTCCCTGGGCTATACCGTGGTGGACGCCAGCACCGTGGTCGCCACCCACCTCAACCAGATTTTGTACAAGCACTCCCACGAGTTGATCGGTCACGAAGAAGTCCAGCAATTGATGGGTTTGCTGGGCAAGGCCTCGCCAAAACTCGCCGAAGAGCTGGTGCCGGGCGTGCTGTCGCTGTCGCAACTGCTCAAAGTGCTGCAGGCGCTGCTGGCCGAACAGGTGCCGGTGCGCGACATTCGCAGCATTGCCGAGGCCATCGCCAACAATGCCGCCAAGAGTCAAGATACCGCCGCGCTGGTGGCGGCGGTGCGTGTCGGATTGTCGCGTGCAATCGTGCAAAGCATTGTAGGGCTTGACTCTGAGCTGCCTGTGATCACCTTGGAACCAAGGTTGGAACAAATATTGCTCAATAGTATTCAGAAGGCAGGACAAGGCCAGGAAGAGGGCGTTCTGTTGGAGCCAAGCATGGCTGAAAAACTGCAGCGTTCGTTGATCGACGCCGCGCAGCGCCAGGAAATGCAGGGCCAACCGGTGATTCTGCTGGTGGCAGGCCCGGTCCGGGCAATGTTGTCGCGGTTCGGGCGCCTGGCAGTACCGAATTTGCACGTTTTGGCTTATCAGGAAATTCCTGACAACAAGCAAGTGACTATCGTCGCGACAGTAGGGCCCAACGGCTGA
- a CDS encoding cold-shock protein, translating to MARGTVKWFNAEKGFGFITQDEGGADLFVHFSAIQGEGFRTLEENQKVEFESEQGKKGHQAMNVRPVAG from the coding sequence ATGGCTAGGGGTACGGTGAAGTGGTTCAACGCGGAAAAGGGCTTTGGGTTTATTACTCAGGATGAGGGTGGAGCTGATCTCTTTGTTCACTTTTCCGCGATCCAGGGTGAAGGGTTCAGGACGCTCGAAGAAAATCAGAAGGTTGAGTTCGAGAGCGAGCAAGGAAAGAAAGGGCATCAGGCTATGAACGTACGACCCGTTGCGGGGTAG